The genome window GGCTTCCCTGCCCCAATTGGCTCTGCACTTCAATCCTGCCCCGATGCATTTGAGCAATTGCCAGAGAGATTGCTAACCCCAGCCCTGCACCGCCAGTATGTCGAGAGCGGGCAGCATCGACCCGATAAAGACGATTGAAAATGTGAGTCTGTGCTTCAGCTGGAATGCCAATACCAGTATCTTCAACTTGCACCAGGACCGAAGAGTGGATTTGCTTTAGATGAACTGTCACCCTGCCGCCAGCAGGCGTGTATTGAATGCCATTAGTAATCAGATTTGTAAATAGGCGGTACAACTGCTCTTCATTGCCTAAAACGTAAGCAGGCGAGGTGTTGGCAACATCTATGTTCAACTCAACTGCTGCTGATTGAGCTAAGGGAGCCAACTCTTCCTGCAAGTCAGCAATCAGGTCATTTAGGCAGCAAGGCTGAGTGGCAGTGAGTCCAACTGTTGTGTCCGTACGAGATAGCAGCAGCAGATCAGCAACCAGTTGATTAATCCGGTTGTTCTGACGCTCGATGGCTTCCAGGGTTTCCAGGCTGATTTCCTTGCCTGCATAGGCTTTGCTTATGGCAGTCTGAACCAGCGCGCGAGTGGCTGCTAGAGGCGTGCGCAACTCGTGGGCCGCGTCATCGGTGAATTGCTCCATTTGTTGGTAGGAGCGGTAAATGGGTCGCATGGCCAGCCCTGCTAGCCACCAGCCTGATACTCCCACCAGTAGCATTGCCCCTGGGATGCTTAGGAACAGGATGATCTGCAATTGTTGTCGGTGCGCATCGAATTCAGCCATCGAACGTCCCAGTTGAACATAGCCCCAGACTTGTCCATTGGGGTTGTGTAAGTAGTCGTCGATCTGACGATAGCGGCTGCCGTCAGTCGCTGTTAGAGTTCGCCAGCGCTGCTGTTTCAAAGGGGTAGTTGGTAAACCTGAGGGCTGGAAATGGGATTGAGCCAGAATCTGGCCTGAGGGGTCTGCTAAGCGAATGTAGTAGTTTTGCTGACGGGTCACTCCCATCAAGTTGGTTTGATGAACCCCGGCAGCCGACAGAACGTTCAAGATCTCAGGTTGAATTTGACCGGGTTGTCCTAATTTAGGTTGCAGGTAGTCATGAAACGTGCCTGCTAGATCCTCGACTGTTTGGTCGAACCACCAAGTCTCGACTAATGCTAGACAATGATAAAAAAGTAGCCCTCCAGTCAGAACTGTTGCGCCCATCACTCCTGCGTACCAGCCTGCCAAGCGTAAACGGGTGCTTCTAAATAGCTTGTCTAGGGTCATAAATTAGGGTCATCAATCTGGGACACCACTGCGGCTAGAATTCAAGCGATAGCCCACACCAAAAACTGTTTCAATCGGAGGTTTATGGCCTTGACTTGTCAGTTTGCGGCGCAGCAATCTAACCTGGGCTGCGACGATATTACTGGTAGGTTCAACCCCGGTTTCCCATAGTCGGCGGCGAATTTGCTCGCTGCTGAGCACTTGGTTGGGATGTTGCATAAAGTATTCCAGGAGTTGGAATTCTTTGAGCGTCAAACTGATTGCTTCGCCCTGCTGTTGAACACTGTGAGTGTTGTAGTCTAGCTCCAATTCACCCACTTTCAACTGATGCGACTGCAATTGGGGAGGACGGCGCAGTAGGGCTCGCAGTCGGGCTAGCAGTTCTGGGATATCAAATGGCTTAATCAGATAATCGTCGGCTCCTGCATCTAGCCCAGTGATTTTATCGGTTAATCGGTCTTTAGCCGTGAGCATCAGCACCGGCAGAGCATTGCCCTTTGAGCGTAGCAATTGACAAAGTTCTAGCCCAGACACGCCCGGCAACATCCAATCCAACACAGCGAGACTGTAGGGAATTGGTTCTGTGAGTAAATAGGCGCAAGCATCCTCACCATCCAGCGCCAAATCAACAACATAACCTGCATGCTCTAAGGCCTCTTTGAGAGCATGGGCTAAATCCGGCTCATCTTCAACCAGCAGTACACGCATAATAGTCTTGTTCTAACTCAATAATCTACCCAGAATCTAGGTCTACTCGGAAATCAGCAGCAACCCTTTGAAGCGACTCAAATTTCATAGGAATTTCATAACTTTGCGGTAGGGTAAGAAGTAAAGGCCCAATGTAAAGCCTACTCAACACAGTCAATTAAGGACAGAGAATCTTATGAACTCACTCTTAAAAGGCAGTGTCCTGCTTGCCCTCTTCGGTCTGACTCTAGCCGCTTGCTCACCTAGTAGTGCAACTAAACCTGCACCATCATCTGCTTCCCCTACTGCTGACAAGCAGATGATGGACCATTCCCATATGGGTAGCATGGGCGACAGCATGGGTAGCATGAGCCTAGGACCTGCTGATACCGAGTTCGACTTGCGCTTTATTGATGCAATGACCCCTCATCACAAAGGGGCGGTTGAGATGGCTCAAGATGCGCTTCAGAAGTCTCAGCGTCCTCAAATTAAACAACTAGCGCAGGCTATCATTGCGGATCAGAATCGGGAGATTAACCAACTGAAGCAATGGCGGCAAGCTTGGTACCCCAATGTAGGCAGTACTCCTGTTGCCTATAGCTCTCAGATGGGTCACACGATGCCCATGTCTCAAGAGCAGATGCAGAGCATGATGATGAACGGGGATTTGGGACCTGCTAATGCCCAATATGACTTGCGCTTCATCAACCTAATGCTGCCGCACCATGAGGGAGCGGTTGTAATGGCTCAGGAAGCGCTGAGCAAATCCCAGCGCCCCGAAGTTAAACGCTTAGCTCAGAGCATTATCGCCAGTCAGCAGCGAGAGATTAATCAGATGAAGCAATGGCGTCAGCAATGGTATGGACAGTAACTAGAGTTCGATGTGCTGGAAGTTTCTATTGCTCAATACAATCGGCTGTGAGGTTGCACTTAAGTTTCAGATCAGCTGTTGCTGAATGAACATGCATCCAGGCTCTTGATCTCCATCAAGAGCCTGGATAAGGACGCAGCGTACTGCCAGCCAATGGCGAGCTGCGGCAGGCACCCTTGGCCAAAGGGTGCCTAATTTTATTCATCTCAAACTACGAGTTAGTGAAAAGTACTAGGGTCCGGCAGGAGTGAACCAACTGACTTCAAGCTCCTTGGGGGTGAATTGGTATGATATTGGCTATTTCAGAAGCTCACAACTGAAAAGAATTCTGCTCCACCATCTTTAACAGGATCTAAAGAGAAATTCATCTTCAAGTGGTTTTCTTAAGTCGAGAAGCTAATAAGCCTATAAAGATCTAGGTCCTAGCGTTAGTCCGCTAAGACTTGAGGCAAGATACTTGATGTGAGAATGCTAGAAGATACTATGGTCTTGCTGGGACGGACAGCCGCTCATGCTGCGTTCGTGATCTTACGTTATAGTCAGGTAACCCATGATGGCAAGATTGTTGATGGCCATAATCAGGACGAGGAGTAGCAATCCCACTTGGTAATAGTGCCGCGACAGAATCTCTCGATTCACAGCCAACAAAAGAACTGGAAATGTGAAGTGGCTAGTGTAGAGAAACAATTCCTGCACGCCAAAAATGGAGTGTAAGGCCAGATTAAACAAAACGCACAGCGCCACGCCAGTGAACCAAAATGGCTTTTTTTGATACGAAAAGATGTTTGCAAGCAACCCAATTCCAAATAGGCTAAGCCAGAGACCAACACCTATTCCACCCAGGATGTTGTAATCCAACGGCTGGTTGAAAAATGTACAGACAATTTCGATGACTCCTTGCTTTTCTGGCGTGGGCAACTTCAGGTTTGGCTCAAACGCAGGGAACGCCGATACAAAATTGAGCATGAAAAAGTTTTTGAATAGCTCTGAGATCACGGCGAATGGCTGAGTCAGGATACCAACCGCCATATACTCAACTTTACTTTTAACTGTGTCTGCAAAGAAAAAATATTGTGATCCAGGCAATAGCTTTCTTTGAACGAGCGCTAGCACTACACCAATCGATATAACCGCTCCAATATACTCTGCTGTAAGCTTTAATAAGCCCTTGCGTCTCTGCTGTAATAATGTGAGTACAAAACAGATAATGGCCTGAGCAAAATTGGTAATAGTAATACCAAATGATAGCAATCCCACCAAGACCCAACCCCAAGGATAGACTCTACCTGTTTTAAGGCAGATCAGAAATAGGCTATGGACTAGTACGATACTGAGAGCCGCAAATCCATAGGATTCTGGAACGGCACCGAACACCAACTGGCTCATGCTGACACCAAAAACGAGCGCCAGCAACAGGGCGGCACTATACTGTTCGGTTAATAGCCAAAAGCAGACGGCAGACAGCGATACGGCTAAGGCACTCCATAGAGCGTTTAGGATAACAGCAGCGGTCGCCCCAGTCCCCGTTAACTGATAGAGCAAGAACCCCCAGGGATCAATCAGTAGCGGTGTCAAGGGATGAGCACCTTCATGGTTTTTATTCCAACCCAGCGATGTCCAATCCCGAATTTGCTCTAAATTATCGGCTCCCCAAAATACGTAGCGAGTGTGATTAGGTGCTAATGAAAGGCCTAAGACACAATATAGACTAAAGAAAACAATAAAGAGTCCAGCGAATAAACTAATGCTTTGGCTAGAGCCGAGAATTTTCTGGCGAGTGAACTCAAAAAACTCACTTGCAATTTTTGGTTTTGGGTAAATCAGCATCCGCCGTGCAAAAGAGATGCCGAAGGCGAACAGAATGGCTAGGCCATTAACGGTGAAAAATAGTTGGTCAACTTTATCAGCATAATACTCTAACGAA of Leptolyngbya sp. FACHB-261 contains these proteins:
- the rppA gene encoding two-component system response regulator RppA; translated protein: MRVLLVEDEPDLAHALKEALEHAGYVVDLALDGEDACAYLLTEPIPYSLAVLDWMLPGVSGLELCQLLRSKGNALPVLMLTAKDRLTDKITGLDAGADDYLIKPFDIPELLARLRALLRRPPQLQSHQLKVGELELDYNTHSVQQQGEAISLTLKEFQLLEYFMQHPNQVLSSEQIRRRLWETGVEPTSNIVAAQVRLLRRKLTSQGHKPPIETVFGVGYRLNSSRSGVPD
- the rppB gene encoding two-component system sensor histidine kinase RppB; this encodes MTLDKLFRSTRLRLAGWYAGVMGATVLTGGLLFYHCLALVETWWFDQTVEDLAGTFHDYLQPKLGQPGQIQPEILNVLSAAGVHQTNLMGVTRQQNYYIRLADPSGQILAQSHFQPSGLPTTPLKQQRWRTLTATDGSRYRQIDDYLHNPNGQVWGYVQLGRSMAEFDAHRQQLQIILFLSIPGAMLLVGVSGWWLAGLAMRPIYRSYQQMEQFTDDAAHELRTPLAATRALVQTAISKAYAGKEISLETLEAIERQNNRINQLVADLLLLSRTDTTVGLTATQPCCLNDLIADLQEELAPLAQSAAVELNIDVANTSPAYVLGNEEQLYRLFTNLITNGIQYTPAGGRVTVHLKQIHSSVLVQVEDTGIGIPAEAQTHIFNRLYRVDAARSRHTGGAGLGLAISLAIAQMHRGRIEVQSQLGQGSRFTVTLPRLEAASS
- a CDS encoding DUF305 domain-containing protein, whose protein sequence is MNSLLKGSVLLALFGLTLAACSPSSATKPAPSSASPTADKQMMDHSHMGSMGDSMGSMSLGPADTEFDLRFIDAMTPHHKGAVEMAQDALQKSQRPQIKQLAQAIIADQNREINQLKQWRQAWYPNVGSTPVAYSSQMGHTMPMSQEQMQSMMMNGDLGPANAQYDLRFINLMLPHHEGAVVMAQEALSKSQRPEVKRLAQSIIASQQREINQMKQWRQQWYGQ